The DNA window CGCAAGGCTTGGCTGTCGGGCCTTTCGCCAAAGGAAAACCGCGAGATCCCACCGCTGCGCTACGACGTGGTGCAGCAGCTCAAGGCCGACTTTCCGGAACTGACGGTGGTGCTCAACGGTGGGCTGCTGTCGCTGGACGACGCGGCCACCGCGTTAACGTGGGCCGACGGCGCGATGATCGGACGGGCGGCGTACCAGACCCCCTACATCCTGGCCACCGCCGACCGCGACGTGTTTGGCGAGGCTATGACGCCGCCCACCCGCCGCGAGGTCATCGAGGCCTTTCTGCCCTTCGTGGCCGCCGAACTGCGGTCGGGTCAGCCCCTGAACCGCATGATGAAGCACACCCTGGGCCTGTTTGCCGGGCAACCGGGCGCGCGGCACTGGAAACGCACCCTGAGCGAGGGGGGCCACCGGCCGGGCGCGGGGCTGGACGTGGTGCGGGCCGCGCTGGCCGGCGTGCCCGACGAGGTGCTGGACGCCCATCCCGATACGTTAACAACCCAGGCACTGCAGCCGCTGGCAGGCTAAGGAAGCCGCCGGATCAGGTCAGCCCCGCGCCGGGGTTACCTGAGCGTGACCGGGCCGCCAAACGTGGCCGAAACGTTGAACTGCTCGGGCAGCACCTCGTCGAAGCTGCTCAGGTTACTCGGCATGGCCGTGATCCAGCCCTCGTAGGCCCCAGCAGGAACAGCGGCGCCCACCGTCAGCGTGGCGGGCAGGGCCGTGGCGTACACCGAGACCGACCGGGAATCATTCGTCGGTTCCGTGCCCTGGCTCCGCAACCGGGGGCCAGGCAGGGCCGAGGTCTGCAACATGCGCTTTGCCACATAGGCGTACAACCACCCGGCTCCAGCCGGCAGCTCGCCCGCAAACGTCACGTCTCTCCCCCTGAGCGTCGCCGAGGCCCCGCCCACAAAGCCCAGCGCCGCCTCAGGGTCCGGCAGGGACGCCGTGGTGGTGTAGGTCACGCCGTTCTGGACCAGGCTGGCCCGGTACTCGCCCGACGGGTACTTCGTGGCGTCCGCCTCGGCCCACCAGCATGCCCGTTCCACGGCGTTCTGGGACAGGGGGCAGGTCAGGCGTTCATCGCCCGGAGCGGTGACCGTATACGTCGACGCCTGCACTGCCTCAGCCTCGCTCTCGGGGCGGTAGCGGACCACGACGAAGCGCCCAGGCGCGGCCCCCGCTGCCTGCAGGTTCCACACGTAGGTCCCCACCGCCACTTCCAGACCGTAGGTCGTGACCAGCATGGTGGCGGTGCGGCCCGCCGCGCTGGCAGTGAGTTCCACCGGCCGACTGGTGGCCGTCAGGCGTTTGACCGTCAACTGACCCTGTCCATCCACGCTGATCACGTTGGGCTGGCTGGACGTATAGGTGACGGTGGCGGGGATGGGATCGCCGCTAAGACCGCGCAGCACGGCGGTCAGGCTGGCCGGGGCGCCGACAGCCAGCGACGTCTGGCCCTCCAGATCAAGGGTGGCCGGAGGGGACTGGACGCCGCCGCAGGCACTGAGAACGGCGGTCAGCAACAGGACGGCGGGCAACAGCACTCTGGACATACGGGCTCCTTACTTGTGCCCAGCATAGAGCGGTCCAGACTGCCTGCAGCACCCCCATTTCCCACCCCGTTGGGGGTACGCCGGACAGAATGAACTGCGAACCATTACCAAAGTGTCCAGGAGAACTACGGGCGGCGCGGCTCAGCCTTCAGCCTCGGCCAACGCGCGCTCGATGCGGCGGTCTGGAATCACCCAGCTCAGCCCCACGCCCAGCAGCAGTAGCCCCGCCACATCCGCCGCCGCCTGGCCCAGCAGCGGCAGCAGCAGCGCCACGACGTAGGCTGCCGTGGAGGCCTTTTCTTTCAGGCCGCCCCGCACGGCCCGTGCCAGCAGGCTGTTGTGCTGATCGGCGCGGATCAGCGCCTGCTGAAGAAGGGCGAACGCCACCGCGCACATCAGCAGATCGAAGGCGTACACGCTGAGTGGTGTGGGGGCAAAACGACTCTCCCCCACCCAGGCCGTGAGCCAGGGCAACAGCGACAGCCAGAACAGCAGGTGCAGGTTGCCCCACAGCACCGGGCCGTTGATCCGCTGCACCGCCTGAAACATGTGGTGGTGGTTGTTCCAGTAGATGCCCACGTACAGGAAACTGACCACATAGGCCAGAATCTTGGGCCAGGCCCTGAACAGATCCGCCAGCTCATGGCCCTCCGGAACGGCCAGTTCCAGCACCATGATCGTGATGACAATGGCGAGCACCCCGTCGGAAAACGCCTCTATCCTGCCCTTGTTCATCTGTGCAGCTCCCAGAGAATGATACTGGTCAGGCGGCAAATGACCACGCGTCCCCTACAAAAGCAGCACAGGCGGTGGACGCAAGGCCGCCGGACCGGTGCCAGAAAAAAGCCAGCCCTGGTGGGGGCT is part of the Deinococcus radiopugnans ATCC 19172 genome and encodes:
- a CDS encoding TMEM175 family protein, producing MNKGRIEAFSDGVLAIVITIMVLELAVPEGHELADLFRAWPKILAYVVSFLYVGIYWNNHHHMFQAVQRINGPVLWGNLHLLFWLSLLPWLTAWVGESRFAPTPLSVYAFDLLMCAVAFALLQQALIRADQHNSLLARAVRGGLKEKASTAAYVVALLLPLLGQAAADVAGLLLLGVGLSWVIPDRRIERALAEAEG
- the dusA gene encoding tRNA dihydrouridine(20/20a) synthase DusA, with product MAVSSLPPHTLSVAPMMDWTDRHCRAFHRTLTRRTLLYTEMITTGAVLHGDRERHLAFGEAEHPVALQLGGSDAAALAECARIATDYGYDEINLNCGCPSDRVSSGSFGACLMASPDVVARAVEAMRGATTLPVTVKHRIGIDDLDSYGHLQHFVRTVAAAGCETFIVHARKAWLSGLSPKENREIPPLRYDVVQQLKADFPELTVVLNGGLLSLDDAATALTWADGAMIGRAAYQTPYILATADRDVFGEAMTPPTRREVIEAFLPFVAAELRSGQPLNRMMKHTLGLFAGQPGARHWKRTLSEGGHRPGAGLDVVRAALAGVPDEVLDAHPDTLTTQALQPLAG